The Ascaphus truei isolate aAscTru1 unplaced genomic scaffold, aAscTru1.hap1 HAP1_SCAFFOLD_3570, whole genome shotgun sequence sequence TGttctaacacacagtgacatcacacaatggGGAGGGGAAGTCTGGctctaacacacagtgacatcacaccatAGGGAGGGGAAGTCCGGCtctaacacagtgacatcacacaaaggggACGGGAAGTCCTGctctaacacacagtgacatcacacaatggGGACGGGAAGTTCTGctctaacacacagtgacatcacacaatggGGACGGGAAGTCCTGctctaacacacagtgacatcacacaatggGGACGGGAAGTCCCGctctaacacacagtgacatcaccaaaGGGAGGAGCCAAAGGAGATCAAACTCCTCTTATTTTGCAGCTCACCATGATTACAAACTAACTTTAGGTATGGTTTAAAAGGCGTCTCAGACATAATCCATCAAACATGTCACTGATTTGGGTTCATTATGGTCGTAGGAGAGACGGCACTTATTAATCCAGTGCAAAATTAAATTTGTCAGATGCTGCTGGTCTTTGGTTTGGTTACACATACTCTGATGCTGTATgtgtcactacccagaatgctTCAGCGTAACTACAGTGTGACTATGAGGTGAAggaagcaggtttggggacccGTGGGTGACATAAAGAGACACTCATGCCAGGATCTCTGCCATTGCAATTCCGAAGTGATTAGGAACGGATTCTGCCTCGTTTAGATATAAATGTACATTTCCAGCGGTGCCTCCTTTCGAGGGGTGAGCAGCGCCCCTCTCCGGCAGTGACGGGGCTCAGTGTGAACACTTTCTCTTCAGCACGACGAGAGCATCCGGAGACACATGGAACAGATTGAGCAGAGGAAGGAAAAGGCAGCGGAGCTGAGCAGCGGCCGACACGCAAACACAGACTACGCTCCCAAGCTGACCCCGTACGAGCGGGAGAAGCAATGCTCTCTGTGCAACGTGATGGTGAGTCCAACGTCTTCTCTgactctcctgctactcacaaaCCCTCCTGCCATTTTGTAATGTACCTCCACTTTGATGTACAATCTGCTAAAAGGTGCAATCCCGGTTGGTGGGCCTCTAGTGCACCCTGTCCCTGTGAGACCcaataaagcaggggtgctcaactccagtcctcaagacccccccaacaggtcaggtttttgcaggatatccctgcttcagcacaggtggatcaatccactgattaagccacctgtgggGAAGCAGATATATCCtgcaaaacctgacttgttgggggggttgaggactgcagttgagaaccTCTGCAATGCAgataaggagggaggagagagggggcttttcctgtgcaaactcctgttcaGCGCACAGTGGTAtcacagaagggagcagccagaggagatCAAACCCATCTTACACATTGACTTTTAATCGGGATTAAATAATACTTCAACTGTATATGTCAGAATGATGTTAAAAGGCCTGAATTACTCAGATTAAACCCCTAAAGATGTCCGTGATGTTGGGTCGTTTTGATCGTAGGAGAGGGCCAGCCCTTCAATAAAGCTTTTAGTCAAACATACCGCTATTGGGTTTTCAAAAAGTTGAAATGTTATCAATGGACATCTTGGGAAGTAAGAGTATTTATATGGTGGGCACGATCTCTTCACAGGAAGGGTGTCATTGTCCCTAAAATATTAGTTGCATGCACCTTAGCACTCGGAAATAGGCAATACCAGTTGGG is a genomic window containing:
- the LOC142483694 gene encoding S phase cyclin A-associated protein in the endoplasmic reticulum-like, whose protein sequence is MEQIEQRKEKAAELSSGRHANTDYAPKLTPYEREKQCSLCNVMISSEVYLFSHIKGRKHQLAVRENSSIQGRELSDEEVVSPSHGD